The Streptomyces sp. NBC_01439 genome contains the following window.
AGGCACCGGCGGGTTCATCGTGGACGAGGACGCAGACCATCTGTGCGCCGCGCCGGTGATCCGGGTACTTCGCGAGCAGCTCGGCCTTGAAGTCGTTCCACTGGCGCGTGATCTCGGCGGTGGCGCCGGCCGTCGCGTGGTGGAAGTTGTCACCCGTCTTGGAGCGGGGCGATGCGGCGGTGTCCTTGTTCAGGGCACGGTTGTGGGTGACGCGCCCGTCACAGTCGGCGGGCTTGACACCGGTGGAATCGATGTCGGTGTAGCAGCCGGTGGCGAGGTCCGCAGGGATACGCTCACGCGCGTCGCGGGTCCAGTCGGCGTCCTTCATGGCGCTGTAGCGACGGATGTCGAGGAACGGTGCGACGTCCGTACGCTCCAAGCCGGGCGGGTTGTCGAGGCCGACCGGGCCGGGCGCGGGCCGGTCGCTCCAGTTGGAGTGCGAATAGAAGTCCTCGATCTGGTGCCAGCCGCGGCCGAGCTGTTCGAGGACGGCGCACTTGGCCCGCCCGGGCTTCCCGTCCCACGTGCAGTGCGAGGACAGGTCGCTCTGGTCGGCGCGCACCTTGCCGTCGGCGTCGACGAGGCCGTCGGCGGCCTCGACCGCGTTGCGCAAGCGGGTGACGGAGGTACGGATGCACGCGAGGAGCTCGGTGGTGGCCTCGTCCCGGGTGCGGGGGTAGTCGGGGGCGTAGCGGGGGGCAAGGTAGTCGGCGTTGTCGCAGTGCAGGGGGCCGACGTCGAAGTACGGGGGGTGGTCGTTGGCGTTGATCGCCCCGGCGCGGGCGTCAGTCATCTCGGTCAGTGTGATGGGCTCCCAGGGCAGTGCGGCCCGGGTGATGTCCTCGTGATTGTCACCGGTGAAGCTGTGGGCGGGGCCGATCGGCACGAAGGCCAGAGCGGCCGTCAGGAGGGCTGCGAGAGCTGTGCAGGACGCTCGGGGCAGGCCGGGCGGCATCCGGCGTCCACGGATCCCGGAGCTCTCCTGGTCGGCACCCGTACGGGAGTCGCTCGACGGGGATCCCGGTCTGACGCTGGCGGAGGCCTTGGAACGCCTCTCCGGCCGCCGCGAGAGCACAACCATGCCTCCATGCTGCGCGTCCGTACCCAGCTCCGCATTCGTGGTCTCTTTCGTGGCCTGCAACGCGGCTCCTGGCCTCCGGCTCCGGCCTGGCACATCAGCGACCTTGAAGCCGCGTCCGCGCATCAGGGCGCTCTCCCCACAGCGCGTGATCAGGGGACTACGATCTGACCCGGGTCCGGTCCGAATGCCCTCGTCGTGGTGAGCTGCTCATCGACGACGAGTCGGCAGAACACGGACGCGGACGCGATACTTCGAGGCTCAGCCGGCCCCGACCGGCAGTGGGCCGACCCGGGACTCCAGCCAGGTCGGAAGATCCAGCAGCCGGACACCCTCTTGTTCTTCGGGGTCGGTGCGTGCGACCAGGCACACCACGTCCTCTGCTCCGGTATTTACGGGCATGTGGGGCGTGTCCGCCGGGATGTGGATGTAGTCTCCGGCGCGCAGCACGGCATGTTCGGCCAGGTCTTCTCCGTGCCAGACCTCGACCTGCCCGGACTGGATGAAAATGGCCGACTCGTGCCCCTCGTGCAGGTGAGGACGCCCCCGCGTCCCCGCGGGCATCACCAGCCGGTGCAGACACAACCGCTCCGCGCCCGCTGACTGGGCGCTGATCCCCGCCCCGAACGTGCCGCCCTGAATGCCTTCATACGTGCCGGTCCGCACGACCGTGCACTGCTTCTGATCTGCCATGCGGGCAGTACACCAGGCAACCGACGGCGTACGAGCAGTTCCCGCCACCGCCCGTGGCGGCCCGCACCTCGACATCAGGTGCAGGCGAGTCGGCGCCGTTGGAGGCGAAGGGCGGCGCTCACCGGACAGTCGACCTTGACCAGGCGTTCCGCCACCACCTCCGGATCTGGCCCCGAACCGGCAGAACGTCCACCACCGCTATGTCCAGGCGCAGTGCCTGAAGCGCACCACCATCGTCGCGGCCAGTTCGAACGACCCACTGGGCACCGTCGAGCGAGTGGCCGAGCTGGCCCGGAACTGGGGCGGCCGCCTCGTGGAACTCGGCGCTGTCGGCCACCTCAACCCCGCCTCCGGCCATGGCCCGTGGCCGAGGGCGGAGGAACTCCTCCGCGAGCTCGAACACAGCTGGTCCCCCGGCGCTCTGCCGACTGATTGACGATTCAGGGCTGCTGGTGTTCGGGCGGGCTGTTGCGGCGGATCACCTCGGTGGCCAGCTCTACCCGCGAGGTCAGGCCGAGCTTGCGCAGGATGTTGGAGACGTGGGTGCTGACGGTGCGGCGCGAGATGCACATGCGCGCGGCTGTTTCGGGGTTGGAGTGTCCGGCAGCGACGTGACCGGCGATGATGCGCTCGGTGGAGGTGAGCGCTTCCCATCCCAGGCGCGCGGTGTTGCGGGGGCCGCGGGTGCCGCGGCTCACGGAGACCGCGCGCAGGCGGGCGGTCGCACGTGCCGCGTCCCAGACCGCACCCAGGCCGGCGTAGATCGCCAGGGCTCGCTCGAGGTGGGCGCGGCCGTCGGAGGGTCGGCCGCGTATCGCGTGCAGCTCGGCGGCGTCGGTGAGGGCGTGCGCCTGGTTCAGCGGCCGTGTGGCTTCACGGTAGTGACGGGCCGCTTCCAGCAGCAGCTCCGGATCCTGTGCGATGAGCCCTTCGCACCGGCAGGCGTCCCCCAGATGGTAGGGAGCGCTGCTGTGCGCGGCACGCGAACGCGCCGCCTGCGCGTAGCGCCGTGCTGCCGGCGAGTCGCCCTGGTCAAGCGCGAGTCTGACCAGATCGGGCGTCAGGAAGCTGAGGATCAGCTGACCGGGCAGGTGCCCGATCCCGGTGTCGAAGCTGTGTGCCAGGCGGCGGAACGCGCGCTCGGGGTGCCCTTGCGCCTCGTCCAGCAGGGCCTGGGCACACAACAGGACGTACTCGTAGAACCAGGAGACCGTTCCGCTGTCTTGTGCCGCCGCAGCCCGGCTCATGTGGGTCTCGGCGTCGTCCCGCCGGCCTTGATGGACGGCTATTGCCCCCGCCAGCGCTCTCAACGCCCGGCTCATCGCGAAGTGGACGCCGGGGTCGAGGCCGGCGTCCACCTCTGCGATCGCGTCCTCCCACCGGCCGGCGTGGAACGCCAGCAGCGCACAGGACAGGTGGTACCACGGCAGGAACACGCCCCCGAGGTCCTCGGCGCTCGGGCGGACGCTCGCCAATGTGCGTTCCGCGTCCGGGGTCAGGTCCAGTTCCATGTAGCAGTTGGCCAGCGCGAGCTGCAGCCCGAGCCACTGCGCCGGGTGGATCGTCTCGGGTGTCAGACGCGACGCCTGACGGGCGAGCTCCAGTGCTTCAAGGCCAGGAGCCTCCAGGAAGTGCTTGGCGGCCAGCACGTGCAGGGCATAGGCCAGGGCCGTTGCGTCGCCCAGCTCGGCAGCCGCTCGCCGCGCAGCGGCAGCCACGGCTCCCGCTTCCGGTAGCCGCCCCAGGGCGAAGAGGCATACCGATGCAAAAGCTTGGAACCGGACCGCATCGAGTGTCGGCGCGCCCGCTGTTCCGCACGTCATACGGGTCTCTGCCAGAGCGACGTCGGGGCGGCCGCGCGCGAACGCGGCCTGCACGACGATCCAACGGAACAGATCTGCCAGACCGGAATCGGCAGGTCTGGCCAGAGCGATGCGGGCGCTTTCTTCGGCCTCGGTCAGAAGGCCTGATGACAGTTGTGCGACGACACGGTGCAGACGCAACTGCTCGTAGCGCGGGTCAGCGGGATCGGCGATCTCCAGCGCCGTACCCAGCAGCCGCAGGGCCAGGCCGGGCGCGCGTGCGGTGAGCTGCGCTGCGGACCCGGCTATCCAGGGGACCAGGAACTCCCCGTCCGGGGGGCCGGCTTCCAGTAGATGTCCGGCGACCCGCTCGGGCGCCGCCCCGGCACGTGCCAGCGCCTGCGCGGCCCGGATGTGCAGCAGCGAGCGCACTGAACTCGGCACGGCGTCGTGCAGAGCTTGGCGTACCAGGTCATGGCGGAAGACGACACGTGGGCCGTCGGGAGTCAGGATTCCGGCCGCTTCGGCCTCGGCGACGCCGGCGAGCAGGACATGGGCCGGCGCCTCCAGTACTGCTGCCAGGTCGTGGAGCGTGCAGCCGGCTCCCAGCACAGACGCCGCGCGCAACACCTGCAAGACCTCGTCACGCAGGTACGCCAGCCGGTGAGTGATCAGCGTGTCGATCGAGGGAACGGGGCAATCGGCCGTGACCTCTGCGACGCCCCCGTGCATCGTGATCACCCCTTCCCGTTGAAGGGCCGCGATCAGCTCCCCCAGGTACAGCGGGTTGCCTCCCGCCCCCTCGCACAGCCGAAGCAATCGTGGGCCGGGTTCATGCCCGATCGTGTCGGCCACCAACAAGGGCACGGCCGAGGCGGCCAGCGGACCGAGCCGCAGCACCGTGCGATGGGTGCCGCGCAGCCCGCGGACGAGCACGTCGACCTCGACCACCCGGGGAACCGGGCGAAGCGCCCCGACGATCAGCAGCGGCAGCTGGGCCACCGATTGCACGAGCCGCTGCAGTACCAGCACACTGGCCCGATCGGCCCACTGGAGATCATCGAGGAAGAGCGCTACGGGCCCCTGCGCACAGATCTCCTCCGCCAGAACGCACATGGCCTCCACGGTGGCGAAGTCCGCGCCTCCCGGCGTGCCCGGCAGCCCGTACCGAGCGTGCCCCGAGAGGACCTCGGCGGCCCGCACCCGCAGCGGGTCCACAGGGCTGTCATCGATCCCCAGGCAGGCCGATATCAACGCGAACGGTCGATGCGCCTCCAGCTCCTGAGCCGATCCCCACAACGCCTGGAGGCCGGCCCCTTCGGCGTCTGCCGCCGCGCGCCGGAGCAGCCGTGTCTTGCCCGCCCCGGCCTCGCCGGCGATGAACGCGGCCTGCCCCGAGCCGTGTGCGGCGCGTACCGCCAAAGTGGTGAGGATCGCCGTTTCGGCATCGCGTCCGACGAGGCGAGGCCCCATGAATTGCACGGCCGTCTCTCCCGTAGTGATGCCACCTGCCTGCTGAACCAGGCAGCCTCGTGCCGGACCCGATCAGGGGTGCCGCGGTGTCGGGTCCAGAAGAGTCAGCTGCCCGACGAGAGGTCAATTCGGCCAAGGCAGCACCTCTGCGGGTCACACGCGCCGGGCTGCGACGCGTCGAGCTGACTCCACGACAGCAGACAATAGACGCAGCCCCGTTCCGATACGCACCGGGTGGCGCACTTTTGAGCTTCATAAGAGGCTTCGAAGGTCACACGGTCAATCCGGGGCGCCTTTCTCCGGCGTCGGCCTGCCACACCCGATCGCCCTGGCCCGAACGCCCGCCGACCCCGAGTATTCCTACGTCATGTGACGGATGTATCGGCAGCTGCGCGTTCCTACTTTGGCGGTGCTACGACGGCTCCCTCCTCGCAGGGCCGTCTGATCGAACGAATGGACCCTCACGCAGTGTGGCGATGTCCCGGGGCCGCTGCTGATCCCCCGGAGGCGGAGGCGCACCGTGCAGGGTGCCACGACGAAGGAGGAAGTGGCAGATGCAGAGCAGCGATGCCGTTCGGGCTCACGCGCCCAGAAGGCGGCGCCCCAGACCCCCGGTACCCGTCGGGGTCCTCGTGTCGACGATCTTCGCACTGGTTGCCGCCCTACTGGGGGCGGGGGCCCAGCAGGCGCAGGCGGCCGGCGAGACGTCCCACCAGTGCCGCTACGCCGGTGACGGCAAGAGCGCCGAGGACTGTGTCTTCATGCTCGCCAAGGACCAGCGGGCAATCGATGTGCCCTGGAGTTCGTCCGATTCCGGGGCGTGGCTGCAGGCCTACGACCGCAACGACGGCTCCAACCAGGTGTTCTCGTTGCAACCGCAGGGTGACGGAAGTTTCCAGATCAAGACGAGTTCCGGGTTGTGTCTGATGCCGGGTTGGTGGGACTCCACGTGGCGGATCCGACCGGTGGAGCAACAGCGGTGCGACGGCTCCCAGAAGTATCAGTACTGGTATTTCGAGCCGGGTCAGTTCAAAGGCTCGGGAACGAAGTTCATGATCCGCAACGTGGTCGACGACCAATGCGTGGACGTGGCGAGCAGCTGGCTCGCCGGCCACGCCGACTACCTGAACATGTGGCCGTGTCACGGCAAGGAGAACCAGTTGTGGGGCTCCCGCTTCGGCGGCGGGAAGGACTTCACCACTGACTGGGCCGCCAAGTACGCGCTGACCAAATGTGATGCCGCCGTCCTGGCGCATTCGGCCTACCCGTACTGCAGTTACAGCCAGACGCAGGCGGCGGTGACCGGCAACGATGCAGGGGTGGCCCTGTGCCTGCAGGCCCAGCACACCGACGCAGCGATCCCGTCGACCACCGTCGACTACAAGGTCACCAACAGCACCTCCACCATCACGACGGATTCCATCGCCAACGGCACGAAGGAAACCATCACCGTCAAGCTGGGTTCCTCCAGTGATTTCTGGCACGCCGACTTCGCGGTTGAGGCCTCCCAGCTGATCACCCATTCGGTACAGACCGGTACGACCAACACGGAGGAGAAGACCTACCACGCCGTGGTCCCCGCGGCACCTGCACACTCCACGACCTGGGTGAAGGCCTTCCCGGTCAGCAAGACCTACACCGGCCGGTTCGTCTTCGCCAAGGGCAGTTGGGACGAGTGGACCTACTCCACCGACGCCGAGATCACCGTCACCTACCCCGCCGGGTCGGGGGCCACCATGATGTACGACTCGGGTGTCGCTGAGGACAAGCTCGACGAGAACGGCCGATGGGTACGGCAGCCCGCCTGCATCAGTGACGGACCGACCCGGAGCATGACCACACCGGATCAGCCGGCGCCGGCTCCCGTCCAGCCGCCGCAAAAGCCGTCCACGGCCAGCAGCTTCCGCTCTGGCTTCGAGTCGAGCGACCCGGTACCGGCCTGGACCCACGCAGTCGACACGGCCGGTGGAGGCCTCCACAACGTGGACGGCCCTCAGGCAGGCATCCGCAGCGATGGAACAGCCCACACCGGCACCGGCGCACTGCTGTACTCCGGATCCACCCGGACCGGCTCAGGCCATGCCGACGCCTACATGAAGATCTACGACCTGAGCAGCAGCCCGCTGGCCATCGGTACCGCATGGCCTGACAGAAAGGCCCTCAGCTACTGGATCTACCCGCAGAGCCACGTCACCGCCACCGCGGTCGCCGACGGGTCGAGAAACAGCGCATGCGTCGCCGTGGACCTGGTGTTCACCGACGGCAGCACCCTGCGTGACAGCTGGTCATGGGACCAAAGGGGCCACCGGGCAACCCCCGTCGAACAGTGCACGGCCCTCACCCTCGACACCTGGAACTACGTCACGGTCAGCCTCGACGAAAAAGCGGGCAAGCAGATCAGCCGGATCTTGGTCGGCTACGACCAGCAGGACCCGGGCTCCGGCAGCTACCGCGGCTACATAGACGACATCGCGATCAGCTGAGACGACAGTCCGCGGAGCCGCACTCGCCGAGTGCGGCTCTGTGCACGACCGGTGCGTGCGACCGGATCCTGTCAATGATGGGGCCCGTTGAATCCAGATCCTCATCACTGCCGCCCCGGCCAAATCCGGTGCACCGCAGGAATGGTCATGCCGATCAGGTTTCGTGTGGAGCGTTCGCGGCGAAGTACTTCAACCATGGGCTTATCACCGGTTGCCGGTCATCCTGCTGTCGCTGTCTTCCGAGAGCCCCGAGGCGGGCGGCCCGTCCCGGTGTTGGGCCCACGGGTCGATGCTGAGGCGAAACGGACCGCGCGCGTGCTGGCCGCGGTGTCGACCCATGCCGGACCTGTCGAGCGGACCCTCGCGCTACGGCAGGCCACCACGACTGCCGGTGAGTTGGTGGCCGCGCTGTCGGCGCTGGCTCCGGCCGCGGCCGGTGAGGAACTGCCGGCGGAGTCGACCAGTCAGTCCTACTTCCGGGTCCGCGAGGGAGAGCTGTCAGATCAGCAGGCCGCCCTGCACGGTGTCCTGGTCATCCACCGCGGTCTGGAAGACCTGTGTGACGCTCCGCTGTCAGGCTCCGACCTGGCGCTGGAGATGACCGGGATGCGGCAGTCGGTGCTCGATCTCACCGGCGCCACGCCAGGCGCAGACCATGACTCCGTCCCGCCGGTGGCCGTCCCCGAGGCCGGTGCGGAATCGTCGTTGGAACGTGTGTGGAGTGCGCGGTGGCTCATTGGTCACCAGGTCCACGTCCTGTTCAACGTGTGCGCTGCGGTCGCCGTGGCCGACGCCACCCGCCATCTGCGGCTCGGCGACGACGATGCGGCGCTGCTGCGGCTGGCCGACGCGACGGTGTACGTGCGCGGATTCCCGGCGGCCATGACCCACGCAAGTACGGTCCCGGCCGACTACTACATGGCGG
Protein-coding sequences here:
- a CDS encoding cupin domain-containing protein is translated as MADQKQCTVVRTGTYEGIQGGTFGAGISAQSAGAERLCLHRLVMPAGTRGRPHLHEGHESAIFIQSGQVEVWHGEDLAEHAVLRAGDYIHIPADTPHMPVNTGAEDVVCLVARTDPEEQEGVRLLDLPTWLESRVGPLPVGAG
- a CDS encoding RBBP9/YdeN family alpha/beta hydrolase — encoded protein: MAPNRQNVHHRYVQAQCLKRTTIVAASSNDPLGTVERVAELARNWGGRLVELGAVGHLNPASGHGPWPRAEELLRELEHSWSPGALPTD
- a CDS encoding ATP-binding protein, which encodes MGPRLVGRDAETAILTTLAVRAAHGSGQAAFIAGEAGAGKTRLLRRAAADAEGAGLQALWGSAQELEAHRPFALISACLGIDDSPVDPLRVRAAEVLSGHARYGLPGTPGGADFATVEAMCVLAEEICAQGPVALFLDDLQWADRASVLVLQRLVQSVAQLPLLIVGALRPVPRVVEVDVLVRGLRGTHRTVLRLGPLAASAVPLLVADTIGHEPGPRLLRLCEGAGGNPLYLGELIAALQREGVITMHGGVAEVTADCPVPSIDTLITHRLAYLRDEVLQVLRAASVLGAGCTLHDLAAVLEAPAHVLLAGVAEAEAAGILTPDGPRVVFRHDLVRQALHDAVPSSVRSLLHIRAAQALARAGAAPERVAGHLLEAGPPDGEFLVPWIAGSAAQLTARAPGLALRLLGTALEIADPADPRYEQLRLHRVVAQLSSGLLTEAEESARIALARPADSGLADLFRWIVVQAAFARGRPDVALAETRMTCGTAGAPTLDAVRFQAFASVCLFALGRLPEAGAVAAAARRAAAELGDATALAYALHVLAAKHFLEAPGLEALELARQASRLTPETIHPAQWLGLQLALANCYMELDLTPDAERTLASVRPSAEDLGGVFLPWYHLSCALLAFHAGRWEDAIAEVDAGLDPGVHFAMSRALRALAGAIAVHQGRRDDAETHMSRAAAAQDSGTVSWFYEYVLLCAQALLDEAQGHPERAFRRLAHSFDTGIGHLPGQLILSFLTPDLVRLALDQGDSPAARRYAQAARSRAAHSSAPYHLGDACRCEGLIAQDPELLLEAARHYREATRPLNQAHALTDAAELHAIRGRPSDGRAHLERALAIYAGLGAVWDAARATARLRAVSVSRGTRGPRNTARLGWEALTSTERIIAGHVAAGHSNPETAARMCISRRTVSTHVSNILRKLGLTSRVELATEVIRRNSPPEHQQP
- a CDS encoding ricin-type beta-trefoil lectin domain protein; this encodes MSTIFALVAALLGAGAQQAQAAGETSHQCRYAGDGKSAEDCVFMLAKDQRAIDVPWSSSDSGAWLQAYDRNDGSNQVFSLQPQGDGSFQIKTSSGLCLMPGWWDSTWRIRPVEQQRCDGSQKYQYWYFEPGQFKGSGTKFMIRNVVDDQCVDVASSWLAGHADYLNMWPCHGKENQLWGSRFGGGKDFTTDWAAKYALTKCDAAVLAHSAYPYCSYSQTQAAVTGNDAGVALCLQAQHTDAAIPSTTVDYKVTNSTSTITTDSIANGTKETITVKLGSSSDFWHADFAVEASQLITHSVQTGTTNTEEKTYHAVVPAAPAHSTTWVKAFPVSKTYTGRFVFAKGSWDEWTYSTDAEITVTYPAGSGATMMYDSGVAEDKLDENGRWVRQPACISDGPTRSMTTPDQPAPAPVQPPQKPSTASSFRSGFESSDPVPAWTHAVDTAGGGLHNVDGPQAGIRSDGTAHTGTGALLYSGSTRTGSGHADAYMKIYDLSSSPLAIGTAWPDRKALSYWIYPQSHVTATAVADGSRNSACVAVDLVFTDGSTLRDSWSWDQRGHRATPVEQCTALTLDTWNYVTVSLDEKAGKQISRILVGYDQQDPGSGSYRGYIDDIAIS